In one window of uncultured Acetobacteroides sp. DNA:
- a CDS encoding DUF4199 domain-containing protein — translation MEDEKNPSSVMLKSAATNGAILGLISILFVVITYMTGDIYKGNVWLSVLSMVISIAALVYFALSYRKTACGGFITYGNAFIYCWLTYIFAGVLSIAFMVLLQTVIEPNYMEKMADVQREMLLKKGLSDSQVEQSIAMASKFQTPLYIAIIGFLGNALVGLVISLITAIFVKKDKPVFE, via the coding sequence ATGGAAGACGAAAAAAATCCCTCATCAGTAATGCTAAAGTCCGCTGCAACAAATGGAGCAATTTTAGGCTTAATCTCAATTCTATTTGTAGTAATAACCTATATGACAGGTGATATTTACAAGGGAAATGTTTGGTTAAGCGTGCTGAGTATGGTCATATCAATTGCCGCTCTTGTCTATTTTGCCCTAAGCTATCGAAAAACAGCTTGTGGTGGTTTTATTACCTATGGAAATGCTTTTATCTACTGCTGGCTTACCTATATCTTTGCAGGCGTACTCTCTATCGCCTTCATGGTACTTCTCCAAACGGTCATAGAACCTAACTACATGGAAAAAATGGCCGATGTTCAGCGCGAAATGCTATTGAAGAAAGGACTCTCTGATTCTCAGGTCGAACAGTCAATTGCAATGGCCTCAAAGTTTCAAACTCCACTTTATATTGCCATCATAGGTTTTCTCGGTAATGCGCTTGTTGGTTTGGTAATTAGTTTAATTACTGCAATCTTTGTCAAGAAAGATAAGCCTGTGTTCG
- a CDS encoding adenosylcobinamide-GDP ribazoletransferase, with amino-acid sequence MFRKIAATISLFTRIPIARWMSISHVDYGRTAPYYAIAGWVVGGLTALVFYLVDYLFTQPVTVAITLTFSIFLTGGLQEGGLAYFFDNLGGRHGQRFYIKNRTDKQIGIQGILGVALALILQFSILQELSPALVPWLILSGESLSRLATITLIDTNRYLRPKEGYDAAPAFGKLGVDGWLIVLITGLLPFFLTLRLKIWVAIAPLIAVRIIMQIFFKRFRGGVNFEECLATQQFCLIAFYLGVSAIPNI; translated from the coding sequence ATGTTCCGAAAAATAGCTGCAACAATATCTTTGTTCACCCGAATTCCCATTGCCCGATGGATGTCTATTTCCCATGTCGATTATGGGCGTACGGCACCCTATTATGCAATTGCTGGATGGGTAGTAGGAGGTCTTACCGCGCTCGTCTTTTACCTGGTTGACTATCTTTTCACTCAGCCCGTTACGGTAGCAATCACCCTAACGTTCTCTATCTTCCTAACAGGAGGTTTACAGGAGGGGGGGCTGGCCTACTTCTTCGACAACCTCGGAGGAAGGCACGGGCAGCGCTTCTACATCAAGAACCGCACCGATAAGCAAATCGGAATCCAGGGCATTCTTGGCGTTGCTCTGGCTCTGATACTCCAGTTTTCCATTCTTCAGGAGCTAAGTCCTGCTCTAGTTCCCTGGCTAATACTTTCGGGCGAAAGCCTCTCGCGTTTGGCGACCATAACCCTGATTGACACCAATCGGTACTTACGTCCTAAAGAGGGGTACGATGCAGCCCCTGCTTTTGGTAAGTTAGGCGTAGATGGTTGGCTCATTGTTCTTATCACAGGCTTACTCCCTTTCTTCCTAACCCTTAGGTTGAAGATTTGGGTGGCAATAGCACCTCTTATTGCAGTCCGAATTATTATGCAGATTTTCTTTAAACGATTCAGGGGAGGCGTAAACTTCGAAGAGTGCTTGGCAACGCAGCAGTTCTGCTTGATTGCGTTCTATCTGGGAGTATCTGCAATACCGAACATTTAG
- a CDS encoding S4 domain-containing protein, translating into MRQSKKDAIRLNKLISDAGFCSRREADEYIAQERVTVNSHTAKVGDLAFKTDFIRIDGEPLRFVEKVVEQKRKPEFLSKRVSRNTADGSKKERPVKAEAGKNEKFAEKKKSSNADSIKKDASSASAPSKSSPSKPDKKTGSAKKWFSGRKK; encoded by the coding sequence ATGCGACAAAGTAAAAAGGACGCTATTCGCCTCAACAAGCTGATTAGCGATGCAGGATTTTGCTCGCGCCGTGAGGCCGACGAGTATATTGCCCAAGAGCGTGTTACCGTAAATAGCCACACCGCAAAGGTTGGCGACCTCGCGTTTAAAACCGACTTTATTCGAATCGATGGCGAGCCCCTCCGCTTCGTCGAAAAGGTGGTCGAGCAAAAGCGAAAGCCTGAATTTCTCTCAAAGCGAGTTTCCCGGAATACGGCCGATGGATCCAAAAAGGAGAGACCAGTCAAAGCAGAAGCAGGTAAAAACGAAAAGTTCGCGGAAAAGAAGAAATCGAGCAATGCCGACAGCATTAAAAAGGATGCATCTAGCGCTTCTGCACCTTCAAAATCATCCCCTTCAAAACCCGATAAGAAGACAGGATCGGCAAAAAAGTGGTTTTCCGGGCGTAAAAAGTAG
- a CDS encoding TonB-dependent receptor, with protein MLLNVFLLSALSVYGPTAIDEKTTSDTVRLKEVVVSSKLKRYSSGLSLKIVSPTELRQNSSALLTDLLSNQASVNVNSYSPGGTSNVSLRGLSSAHTAVLWNGINLQSSMNAGVSFGSIPTFFVDQVVVQQGGNGALFGSGAIGGVIHLDNVLPFGTGSSGEVMQSVGSYGLTYTGAKYTYSGAKMAISSRLFYTEAENNYKITSSDNRDRQINARYRKGGIMETGTFALTGNDRMVVSLWGQDGYNQYPPMVSNTMSSEYDYNHFLRATAQWQATRHRVDFNIKSALFSDWENYRNPGIERSNHHTTQGLLEGEAIVKLSAESTLEGGINASYERATSTNYPEIKERYRPAGVLGYRFKADDIGLESFASIRQELVDGKASPMTWSVGIQKRLMKGLQLRGNASRNYRIPSFNDLYWKGWGNQDLKPEEGYGEELGLDYLHTKNGFLLSMKAAAFNNNVNNWIQWKPNGSVWSPINVGKAWSRGAEASITVKQQVDRMTLGVDVSGMFTRSTDQTKESPTKGMQLMYTPKYKGSAAIYVQAKSFSIRYTQSYTGRRYYIGNTDWLNPFWVASVAVDKTFDFNWGGLRPFARIDNIWNEEYQMQKGYALPLRTFQAGISVSFGR; from the coding sequence ATGTTATTAAACGTTTTTCTACTTAGCGCGCTGTCCGTATATGGCCCTACAGCCATCGATGAAAAGACCACATCCGATACGGTAAGGCTGAAGGAGGTGGTGGTTAGCAGCAAGCTGAAGCGCTACTCGTCGGGGCTATCACTAAAAATCGTCTCGCCTACTGAGCTTAGGCAGAACAGCAGCGCACTGCTGACCGATCTTTTATCGAATCAAGCTAGCGTAAACGTGAATAGCTACAGCCCTGGGGGAACTTCGAACGTTTCGCTGCGAGGGCTGAGCTCGGCGCACACGGCGGTGCTCTGGAATGGCATAAACCTGCAGAGCTCGATGAATGCTGGCGTTAGCTTTGGAAGTATTCCAACCTTCTTCGTGGATCAGGTGGTGGTGCAGCAGGGCGGAAACGGCGCGCTGTTTGGCAGCGGAGCCATTGGTGGGGTGATTCACCTGGACAATGTGCTGCCTTTTGGAACGGGAAGCAGCGGCGAGGTGATGCAGTCGGTGGGCAGCTACGGACTGACCTATACCGGAGCCAAATATACCTACAGCGGGGCCAAAATGGCGATATCCTCTCGCCTATTCTATACGGAAGCCGAGAACAACTACAAGATTACCAGCAGCGACAACCGCGACAGGCAGATAAACGCCCGCTACCGCAAGGGAGGAATAATGGAAACCGGCACGTTTGCGCTAACGGGCAACGACAGGATGGTGGTATCGCTCTGGGGGCAGGATGGTTACAACCAGTACCCGCCGATGGTGAGCAACACCATGAGCAGCGAGTACGACTACAACCATTTTTTAAGGGCAACTGCACAGTGGCAGGCCACTCGCCACCGGGTTGACTTCAACATTAAGTCGGCCTTGTTTAGCGACTGGGAAAACTACCGCAACCCTGGCATAGAACGATCGAACCACCACACCACTCAGGGATTGCTGGAGGGGGAAGCCATCGTAAAGCTTAGCGCTGAGAGTACGCTGGAGGGGGGAATCAACGCATCGTACGAGAGAGCAACCTCGACCAACTATCCTGAGATCAAGGAGCGCTACCGGCCAGCCGGGGTGCTGGGATATCGCTTTAAAGCTGATGATATAGGGCTGGAGAGCTTTGCTAGCATCCGACAGGAGCTGGTTGATGGAAAGGCATCGCCCATGACATGGTCGGTGGGAATACAAAAAAGGTTGATGAAGGGGCTTCAACTAAGGGGGAATGCATCGAGGAACTACCGTATTCCTTCGTTTAACGATCTGTACTGGAAGGGATGGGGTAATCAGGACTTAAAACCAGAAGAGGGCTACGGCGAAGAGCTGGGGCTGGACTACCTACATACAAAGAATGGTTTTTTGCTGTCGATGAAAGCTGCGGCTTTTAATAACAATGTAAACAACTGGATTCAGTGGAAGCCAAACGGATCAGTATGGAGCCCGATAAACGTGGGAAAGGCATGGTCGAGAGGCGCGGAAGCCAGCATTACGGTGAAACAGCAGGTGGATAGAATGACGCTGGGGGTAGATGTGTCGGGGATGTTCACCCGATCGACAGATCAAACAAAAGAATCGCCGACAAAGGGGATGCAGCTGATGTATACCCCCAAGTACAAGGGAAGCGCGGCCATTTACGTTCAAGCGAAATCGTTTAGCATTAGGTATACGCAATCGTATACGGGTAGGCGCTACTACATCGGCAACACCGACTGGCTGAATCCGTTTTGGGTGGCCTCTGTTGCAGTGGACAAAACATTCGATTTCAACTGGGGAGGGTTACGCCCATTCGCCCGAATAGATAATATCTGGAACGAGGAGTATCAGATGCAAAAAGGCTATGCGCTTCCGCTAAGAACCTTTCAGGCCGGGATATCGGTAAGCTTTGGAAGGTAG
- a CDS encoding DUF5074 domain-containing protein, which yields MKKLLYAALLVGATLQFTACENDDSTSKPKQRYDLTQGMVIANEGNYGKNNASISLYYATGDSLANDVYYKVNKEALGDVLQSIAEADTSAYLILNGSNKVVAVSKYSCKKYATISVANPRYMAVNGKTGYVTGWTNNEVAVVDLATNKVTGSIKVGAGPEGILINNGKLYVANSGGYDKNNTVSVIDIKTNTIEKTVTVADCPKKFVADKNGAVWVLCAGYTDYDKVNTNAMLCKITPSTYEVSTKIDLGSYHPEKLSINSAKDAIYYGGAYGDPSIYKLEITAKLAPTTPLIKADGIYGFALNPTSGEIMVMIADWTDANSNMVVRYNATGSKIKEYIVGVGPNSGYFLN from the coding sequence ATGAAGAAGCTTCTTTATGCGGCCCTACTTGTTGGCGCCACGCTACAGTTTACGGCTTGTGAAAATGATGACTCGACAAGCAAGCCTAAGCAACGCTACGACCTAACCCAAGGGATGGTAATTGCCAATGAGGGGAACTATGGAAAAAATAATGCATCAATCTCGCTCTACTACGCCACCGGCGATAGCCTAGCCAACGATGTTTACTACAAGGTGAACAAAGAGGCTCTTGGCGATGTGCTGCAAAGCATCGCAGAGGCTGACACTTCGGCCTACTTAATTCTCAATGGGTCGAATAAGGTAGTTGCCGTAAGCAAGTACTCGTGTAAGAAATATGCTACAATTTCGGTAGCGAATCCCCGCTATATGGCTGTTAATGGGAAAACTGGATATGTAACTGGATGGACTAACAATGAAGTAGCGGTGGTTGATCTTGCAACCAACAAGGTTACCGGATCAATTAAGGTTGGAGCAGGACCAGAAGGCATACTTATTAATAATGGCAAACTGTATGTGGCAAATAGCGGTGGATACGACAAAAACAATACGGTATCTGTAATTGACATTAAAACCAATACAATCGAGAAGACTGTGACAGTAGCGGATTGTCCAAAGAAATTTGTAGCCGATAAGAATGGTGCAGTTTGGGTTCTTTGTGCTGGTTATACCGACTACGACAAGGTTAATACTAACGCGATGCTTTGTAAAATAACGCCATCAACCTATGAAGTATCAACCAAAATTGACCTAGGAAGCTATCACCCTGAGAAGCTATCAATTAATAGCGCAAAGGATGCTATTTACTATGGAGGTGCATACGGAGATCCTAGCATTTACAAGCTTGAGATTACAGCGAAATTGGCACCAACAACTCCTCTAATAAAGGCTGATGGTATATATGGCTTTGCCCTCAACCCAACAAGCGGAGAAATTATGGTTATGATTGCCGATTGGACTGATGCAAATAGCAATATGGTGGTTCGCTATAACGCTACAGGAAGCAAAATTAAGGAATACATTGTAGGAGTTGGCCCTAATAGCGGATATTTCCTCAACTAA
- a CDS encoding carboxypeptidase-like regulatory domain-containing protein, with amino-acid sequence MTNPQENSYEMQITIRDFLGNKKTITDLLPNFGPLYTQYCGNLLQIGLIKEKKSASTAGVSEKKEKIKTSLINKTFDIANKTMVFAKMVENPVLANEVKCTESILSHIKDGKLIDRANLIYSRASANLEPLKEYGVTADGLKELKSAIGLMETTIPSTRIERNEAVALTQQLKALFSANEAILEKIDLLMQLVRLSHPEFYTGYKSNRKLPSKKSTTLSLTAKVTSAVNGEPLKGARIVLTPVAKPGIATAAKSSKPVEKKTATKGMLRIKNLPEGVYQVTIEKAGFATVTQTVSITDGKMTTLHIKMEKE; translated from the coding sequence ATGACCAACCCTCAAGAAAACAGCTACGAGATGCAGATTACCATCCGCGACTTCCTAGGTAACAAGAAAACGATTACCGATTTACTGCCCAACTTTGGACCGCTATACACCCAGTACTGCGGGAATCTCTTACAGATAGGTTTAATAAAAGAGAAGAAATCGGCCAGCACGGCGGGCGTATCGGAAAAGAAGGAGAAAATTAAAACAAGCCTTATTAACAAGACCTTTGACATAGCCAATAAAACGATGGTGTTTGCGAAGATGGTTGAGAATCCGGTTCTTGCCAATGAGGTGAAATGCACGGAGTCGATACTATCGCACATTAAGGATGGAAAACTTATTGATCGGGCGAATCTCATATACAGCAGAGCCAGCGCGAACCTAGAGCCACTAAAGGAGTATGGGGTGACGGCTGATGGGTTAAAGGAGCTGAAGAGCGCCATAGGCCTTATGGAGACGACTATCCCGAGTACGCGCATAGAACGCAATGAGGCAGTAGCGCTAACCCAGCAGCTAAAGGCGCTTTTTTCGGCAAACGAAGCCATACTAGAGAAGATCGATCTGCTGATGCAGCTTGTTCGGCTCAGCCATCCTGAGTTTTATACTGGATATAAGTCGAATAGAAAATTGCCTAGCAAGAAAAGTACGACATTATCGCTTACCGCCAAGGTAACAAGTGCAGTTAATGGGGAACCGCTAAAGGGTGCTCGAATAGTACTTACGCCTGTTGCTAAACCAGGGATAGCCACTGCCGCCAAAAGCAGCAAGCCCGTAGAAAAGAAAACAGCGACCAAAGGGATGCTTAGGATAAAGAATCTACCAGAAGGGGTTTACCAGGTAACGATTGAGAAGGCTGGATTTGCTACCGTAACGCAAACTGTGAGCATTACCGATGGGAAGATGACGACGTTGCACATTAAAATGGAGAAGGAATAA
- a CDS encoding RDD family protein: protein MSLNLSHKKVFILTLVTVLVGIAFELITLVNFRVTETSSVVYFLLKSLTPNLHLTFFDMRLFLYDGSDGGFPMYLIDMAVYIAALVGVIVYQRSRYCETRLLRFFFSIILLVKTILLLSYIFYFLSGSNSMNFNIYILLANVVSVAFWFYISLKVLHSLSKDRVLEYATEGETNVDAKLELKEASKLVRLVHKIVDALICLAICSSSFYYYWGFLFERLGLVDSSRLLLYVAAIFSQFIFFLFFEYFFGATPAKYLTESRVVNSDGHAASFGHVLGRTCARLIPFELLSFLGSGYGWHDSLSNTTVVREKSIGVSGRKYLLLIPMYILLAAGCYYGSEFYSDYRSYCSAKKEYEQTMNGITEKLAKLSTSSVIVLCDVDDPVSTTNLVLKVEKVSGENIVASVLAYDAFATYPVIEKQYSAASGMLDKVTISLSDLRKGLTPNYSDYKNENFSWLTIPNDKHKYRIEDVVDIFGPCIVSSYSGCRYGDILSLKFENKGWSADVVELKLLAGDLKWNDPLPIHIDAASSDRYSYPTFSLSASNYKEGASYKFTFALVDSLGHKQKYLVEGVDFDKTVKRIQ from the coding sequence ATGTCTTTAAATCTTTCGCACAAGAAAGTCTTTATCCTCACTTTGGTTACAGTGTTGGTTGGTATTGCTTTCGAACTCATTACTCTAGTTAATTTTAGGGTAACAGAAACATCATCGGTTGTTTATTTTCTGTTGAAGAGTTTAACTCCTAATTTGCATTTGACTTTTTTTGATATGCGCCTGTTCCTTTACGACGGCTCCGATGGCGGCTTTCCCATGTACTTAATTGATATGGCCGTTTATATTGCCGCTCTTGTTGGTGTCATTGTTTACCAACGAAGCCGCTATTGCGAAACAAGATTGCTGCGTTTTTTCTTTTCAATTATTCTTTTAGTAAAGACGATACTTCTTCTTAGTTACATATTCTACTTCTTGTCGGGTTCTAATTCTATGAACTTTAATATTTACATACTTTTGGCAAATGTCGTATCTGTTGCATTTTGGTTTTATATTTCCTTGAAAGTACTCCATTCCCTTTCAAAGGATAGAGTTCTGGAATATGCTACCGAAGGTGAGACAAATGTTGACGCTAAGTTGGAATTGAAGGAGGCTAGTAAGCTTGTTCGATTAGTTCATAAGATAGTTGATGCTTTAATTTGCCTTGCCATTTGCTCTTCCTCGTTTTACTATTACTGGGGATTTTTGTTTGAGCGTTTGGGATTAGTTGATAGTTCTAGGCTTTTATTGTACGTAGCAGCAATATTTTCTCAGTTCATTTTCTTCCTCTTTTTCGAGTACTTTTTCGGGGCTACCCCTGCTAAGTATCTTACCGAATCTCGGGTAGTTAATAGCGACGGTCATGCCGCTTCCTTCGGACATGTATTAGGCAGAACATGCGCTAGGCTTATCCCTTTCGAGTTATTGTCGTTTCTGGGGTCAGGATATGGCTGGCACGATAGCTTATCGAACACCACCGTTGTCCGAGAAAAGAGCATAGGTGTTTCAGGTCGAAAATATCTACTGCTCATTCCAATGTATATTCTGCTTGCTGCGGGATGCTACTATGGTAGCGAGTTTTATTCCGATTATAGAAGCTATTGTTCTGCAAAGAAGGAGTACGAGCAGACGATGAATGGTATTACCGAAAAACTCGCAAAGCTATCTACTAGTAGTGTTATCGTACTCTGCGATGTTGACGATCCCGTTAGTACTACCAACCTAGTCCTTAAGGTCGAAAAAGTTTCTGGCGAGAATATTGTTGCCTCCGTATTAGCTTACGATGCCTTCGCTACTTATCCTGTGATCGAAAAGCAGTATAGCGCTGCTAGTGGCATGCTCGATAAGGTTACCATTAGCCTAAGCGACTTACGAAAAGGGCTAACTCCTAATTATAGCGACTATAAAAATGAAAACTTTAGCTGGCTTACTATCCCCAATGACAAGCATAAATACAGAATAGAGGATGTTGTTGATATATTTGGACCTTGCATCGTTAGCTCCTATAGCGGATGCCGCTATGGCGATATTTTATCTCTGAAATTTGAAAATAAAGGATGGAGTGCCGATGTTGTTGAACTTAAATTGTTAGCTGGAGATTTAAAATGGAATGATCCTCTTCCGATTCATATTGATGCTGCCTCTAGCGATCGCTATAGCTATCCTACGTTCAGCCTTTCTGCTTCAAATTATAAGGAGGGTGCATCCTACAAGTTCACATTTGCCCTTGTCGACTCCCTTGGTCACAAGCAAAAATACCTTGTAGAAGGTGTCGACTTTGATAAAACTGTAAAACGCATTCAGTAG
- a CDS encoding ABC transporter ATP-binding protein — protein sequence MSARKQPQTEQVTLKATGLGIGYSDGRNQPTLLHEKLNLELKAGELTYLLGPNGAGKSTLIRTLVGFQPRLAGEVSIGGKPIKGYSQSEYAKLVSVVLTERSLVGGMTVRELVGMGRYPHTGYFGILRTKDHRVVERAIAQVGIADLAAKYVSELSDGERQKAMIAKALAQETPIIILDEPTAFLDLPSKIEVMVLLHNLAVETQKSILLSTHDLELALQLADRLWLLAKGRPLVSGVPEDLVLSGEFNSFFEREGILFDKETGSFRVHNAIAKSVHITGAGVEAQWVANALVRNGFTPSADPEAEYRVEVSEECPGEYLVYRNSEKMFTANSIENLLKLLKAS from the coding sequence ATGAGTGCAAGGAAACAACCGCAGACAGAGCAGGTAACCCTTAAGGCTACTGGGTTGGGCATCGGTTACTCCGATGGCCGCAACCAGCCTACGCTCCTCCACGAGAAGCTAAACCTCGAGCTGAAGGCGGGCGAGCTAACCTACCTGCTGGGCCCTAACGGTGCGGGTAAGTCTACCCTTATCCGGACGCTGGTTGGCTTTCAGCCAAGGCTGGCTGGCGAAGTTTCCATTGGCGGTAAGCCCATAAAGGGATACTCTCAAAGCGAATACGCCAAGCTGGTAAGCGTTGTGCTCACCGAGCGATCGCTGGTAGGAGGGATGACCGTGCGCGAGCTCGTGGGTATGGGCCGATATCCGCACACCGGATACTTTGGCATTCTTCGCACAAAGGATCACAGGGTAGTCGAGCGGGCAATCGCACAGGTGGGCATTGCCGATTTGGCCGCCAAGTACGTATCGGAGCTTAGCGATGGCGAGCGCCAAAAGGCGATGATCGCAAAGGCGCTGGCTCAGGAAACGCCCATCATCATTCTCGACGAGCCTACCGCCTTCCTCGACCTTCCCAGCAAGATTGAGGTGATGGTGCTGCTCCACAACCTTGCCGTAGAGACCCAGAAGAGCATCCTGCTCTCCACCCACGACCTAGAGCTGGCGCTGCAGCTCGCCGACCGCCTTTGGCTGCTGGCAAAAGGGCGACCGCTGGTGTCGGGCGTACCCGAAGATTTGGTGCTCTCGGGTGAGTTCAACTCATTCTTCGAGCGCGAAGGCATCCTCTTCGACAAGGAGACTGGTTCTTTCCGCGTGCATAACGCTATTGCCAAGTCGGTACACATCACCGGGGCAGGGGTGGAGGCGCAATGGGTGGCCAACGCGCTGGTGCGAAACGGCTTTACGCCATCTGCCGACCCCGAGGCCGAATACCGAGTGGAGGTCAGCGAGGAATGCCCCGGCGAGTACCTAGTCTACCGCAACTCCGAGAAGATGTTCACCGCCAACTCCATCGAAAACCTGCTGAAGCTGCTAAAGGCATCGTAA
- a CDS encoding iron ABC transporter permease, translating into MSAVRRKRGQSIRIMVGVGLLIPLLMLMNIAWGTVSIPLGKVFSILFSSDTSNVAWCNIVWMSRMPQSITAMLAGAALAACGLMMQTLFRNPLADPSILGISTGANLGVAIMVLSLNGSMIAGTVMGYTANILAAFLGALVVLFIILSLSAKIKNTAMLLIVGIMIGFMASSIISVLNFYASKENIQIFVLWGMGDFSNVTWNEMPSFAIASIIGVMVALLQIKPLNALLLGENYASNLGVNVKRARYSILLGAGLLIAAITAFCGPISFIGLAVPHVARMLLGTSNHKTLLPATILLGSVVALFCNLLTTLPGEGGIIPINAVTSMLGAPVVIYVIFNRRKLQYFS; encoded by the coding sequence ATGTCCGCAGTAAGGCGTAAGCGGGGCCAAAGCATACGCATCATGGTAGGCGTGGGGTTGCTGATCCCTCTTCTGATGCTGATGAACATCGCCTGGGGAACGGTGTCCATTCCATTGGGAAAAGTGTTCTCCATCCTTTTTAGTTCCGACACATCAAACGTTGCTTGGTGCAACATCGTATGGATGTCGCGCATGCCCCAGTCGATTACAGCCATGCTGGCGGGCGCTGCCCTTGCGGCCTGCGGGCTGATGATGCAGACGCTCTTCCGCAATCCGCTTGCCGATCCTTCAATCTTAGGAATTAGCACGGGGGCAAATCTTGGCGTGGCCATTATGGTGCTATCCCTTAATGGGTCGATGATCGCTGGAACGGTTATGGGCTACACGGCCAACATCCTTGCTGCATTTCTGGGGGCGCTAGTGGTGCTCTTCATCATTCTTTCGCTATCGGCAAAGATAAAGAATACGGCCATGCTGCTTATTGTGGGTATCATGATAGGCTTCATGGCATCGTCCATCATCTCTGTTCTTAACTTTTACGCCTCGAAGGAGAATATTCAAATCTTCGTGCTTTGGGGGATGGGCGATTTCTCGAACGTAACCTGGAACGAGATGCCCTCCTTTGCCATCGCCTCGATTATCGGGGTTATGGTTGCCCTTTTACAGATTAAGCCGCTGAACGCGCTGCTGCTGGGCGAGAACTACGCCTCCAACTTGGGGGTTAACGTTAAGCGGGCGCGATACTCCATACTGCTGGGGGCTGGCCTGCTAATTGCAGCCATTACGGCCTTCTGCGGCCCGATATCCTTTATAGGTCTGGCCGTTCCGCACGTAGCGCGCATGCTGCTCGGAACCTCCAACCACAAGACGCTGCTGCCTGCCACCATTCTGCTTGGCTCTGTGGTTGCTCTTTTTTGCAACCTGCTCACCACGCTGCCCGGCGAGGGAGGAATTATCCCCATTAATGCCGTAACTTCGATGCTTGGTGCGCCAGTTGTCATATACGTGATCTTTAACCGTCGTAAGCTTCAATACTTTTCGTGA
- a CDS encoding ABC transporter substrate-binding protein: MTRFRAFLAIVLVSLLFSACSSKKNGNGESSTSGSSYFSEKITLKYLRGFSISYSGSYATVDVRDPFDSTKLLKRYILIDRTKSTPSGLPKGIVVKVPVEKSACFYGLTVNEMARLGVNQTITGVAEPQYVKDSLVQAKLKQGKIANLGEVAQANVERIIEANPEILVVSPISGGPLNKIEQTGVPLVYDCSYLENTPLARAEWIKFISLFFKKEALANKMFDSVDARYNRVAKIAKAAKSHRPTVFTEKKFGQVWYTPGGRSYMARFLEDAGADYIWKDDKSTGSLSLNFESVLAKASNADYWIIKTNTPYVFTYAHLEKEFGLYSSFKAFKEGSIINCDTGRTPYYEDGYLEPDVILSDLVNIFHPELLPGYVPKYFQMLAR; this comes from the coding sequence ATGACACGTTTTAGAGCCTTTCTGGCAATTGTATTGGTTTCTCTGCTGTTTAGCGCTTGCTCTTCCAAGAAAAATGGCAACGGCGAATCGTCAACTTCTGGTTCGTCCTACTTCTCCGAGAAAATAACCCTTAAATACCTTCGCGGATTTAGCATCAGCTACAGCGGCAGCTACGCCACGGTTGATGTTCGCGATCCGTTCGACTCCACTAAGCTGCTTAAGCGCTACATTCTTATCGATCGCACGAAATCTACCCCTTCGGGATTACCCAAAGGCATTGTCGTGAAGGTTCCTGTCGAAAAATCGGCCTGCTTTTACGGCTTAACGGTAAACGAAATGGCTCGCCTTGGGGTAAATCAAACCATAACTGGCGTTGCAGAGCCTCAGTACGTAAAGGATAGCCTTGTACAAGCGAAGCTTAAGCAGGGGAAGATAGCGAATCTTGGCGAAGTGGCGCAGGCTAACGTAGAGCGCATCATCGAAGCGAACCCTGAGATCTTGGTTGTTTCACCCATATCGGGTGGTCCACTTAACAAGATTGAGCAAACGGGTGTTCCGCTGGTGTACGACTGCTCGTACCTCGAAAATACCCCTTTGGCGCGTGCCGAATGGATCAAGTTCATCTCCTTATTCTTTAAGAAGGAGGCGCTTGCCAACAAAATGTTCGATAGCGTTGATGCCCGGTACAACCGTGTTGCAAAAATTGCGAAGGCTGCCAAGTCGCATCGTCCTACCGTATTCACCGAAAAGAAATTCGGACAGGTGTGGTACACCCCTGGAGGTCGCAGTTACATGGCTCGCTTCCTCGAGGATGCTGGTGCAGACTATATTTGGAAGGATGATAAGAGTACAGGTTCGCTTTCGCTGAATTTCGAATCGGTGCTGGCTAAAGCATCGAATGCCGACTACTGGATCATCAAGACCAACACCCCATACGTGTTCACCTACGCCCATCTCGAAAAGGAGTTCGGTCTTTACAGCAGCTTCAAGGCGTTTAAAGAAGGCTCCATCATCAACTGCGATACGGGAAGAACTCCCTACTACGAGGATGGCTATCTCGAACCAGACGTCATCCTTAGCGATCTTGTAAACATCTTCCATCCGGAGCTGCTGCCCGGCTATGTTCCAAAGTACTTCCAAATGCTGGCACGATGA